From a single Dromaius novaehollandiae isolate bDroNov1 chromosome 30, bDroNov1.hap1, whole genome shotgun sequence genomic region:
- the LOC135324010 gene encoding uncharacterized protein LOC135324010, whose product MFPGSDVTRGWTFLGSNVPKVGRSPALGGPPGRTFSSSWWPQSWMFPSSDVTRGWTFLGSDVPKVGRSPALGVPKVGGSPAPMSPVVGHFLAPVSPKLDVLQLLVAPQVEMFLGSGGPKVGRSPGLGGPKVGGSLAPMSPVVGRFSALKSPKLDVLQLLVSPRVEMSPSSGDLLDGTFLAPVSPTSDISQLRCPQCWTLPGSGVSHVGRLPASTSSRWDVCCRRRFRCWPDSGSAGFGVQQLQHPQIGHFPSPSPHSPSIHPIFPLQRLPASMSPRSDISWCQKRPVLVSTSSNISWFCVNQHQHLPVLVSTSSNTRRSATSHLHQPLASTSSRSAIFQCRKLLVLVSTSSNISWFWCPPAPTPADRTCPVSINRWLQRPPGQPSFSVENCRFWCPPAPTSPGFGVHQLQHPQVGHVPSPPTVGFNVLQLSHLPVPKTASFGVHQLQHLPVLVSTSSNTRRSATSHLHQPLASMSSRSAIFQCGKLPVLVSTSSNISRFWCPPAPTPAGRLFPVSTNRWLQCPPDQPSSSAENCQFWCSPAPTSASFGVHQLQHPQVGHFSSPPTVGFNVLQISHLPVWKTAGFGVRQLQHLLVLVSTSSNTHRLAIFCLYQPLASTSSRSGIFQC is encoded by the exons ATGTTCCCCGGCTCCGATGTCACCCGTGGTTGGACCTTTCTCGGCTCCAATGTCCCCAAAGTTGGACGTTCTCCAGCTCTTGGTGGCCCCCCAGGTCGGACGTTCTCCAGCTCTTGGTGGCCCCAAAGTTGGATGTTCCCCAGCTCTGATGTCACTCGTGGTTGGACGTTTCTCGGCTCCGATGTCCCCAAA GTCGGACGTTCTCCAGCTCTTGGTGTCCCCAAAGTTGGAGGGTCTCCGGCTCCGATGTCACCTGTGGTCGGACATTTCTTGGCTCCGGTGTCCCCAAAGTTGGACGTTCTCCAGCTCTTGGTGGCCCCCCAAGTTGAGATGTTTCTCGGCTCCGGTGGCCCCAAAGTTGGACGTTCTCCAGGTCTTGGTGGCCCCAAAGTTGGAGGGTCTCTGGCTCCGATGTCACCCGTGGTTGGACGTTTCTCGGCTCTGAAGTCCCCAAA GTTGGACGTTCTCCAGCTCTTGGTGTCACCCCGGGTTGAGATGTCCCCCAGCTCTGGGGACCTCCTAGATGGGACATTCTTGGCTCCGGTGTCCCCAACGTCAGACATTTCCCAACTCCGATGTCCCCAATGTTGGACGTTGCCCGGCTCTGGTGTCTCCCACGTTGGACGTCTCCCAGCTTCAACGTCCTCCAGGTGGGACGTTTGCTGCCGCCGCCGGTTTCGGTGTTGGCCAGATTCAGGATCTGCTGGTTTTGGTGTCCAACAGCTCCAACACCCGCAGATCGGACACTTCCCGTCCCCGTCACCCCattctccatccatccatcccatcTTCCCTCTCCAACGTCTGCCGGCTTCAATGTCCCCCAGGTCAGACATCTCCTGGTGCCAAAAACGGCCAGTtttggtgtccaccagctccAACATCTCCTGGTTTTGTGTCAACCAGCACCAACATCTGCCTGTtttggtgtccaccagctccAACACCCGCAGATCGGCCACTTCCCATCTCCACCAACCGTTGGCTTCAACGTCCTCTAGATCAGCCATCTTCCAGTGCCGAAAACTGCTGGTtttggtgtccaccagctccAACATCTCCTGGTtttggtgtccaccagctccAACACCCGCAGATCGGACATGTCCCGTCTCCATCAACCGTTGGCTTCAACGTCCTCCAGGTCAGCCATCTTTCAGTGTGGAAAACTGCCGGTtttggtgtccaccagctccAACATCTCCAGGTtttggtgtccaccagctccAACACCCGCAGGTCGGACATGTCCCGTCTCCACCAACCGTTGGCTTCAATGTCCTCCAGCTCAGCCATCTTCCAGTGCCGAAAACTGCCAGTtttggtgtccaccagctccAACATCTGCCGGTtttggtgtccaccagctccAACACCCGCAGGTCGGCCACTTCCCATCTCCACCAACCGTTGGCTTCAATGTCCTCCAGATCAGCCATCTTTCAGTGTGGAAAACTGCCGGTTTTGGTGTCCACCAGTTCCAACATCTCCAGGTTTTGGTGTCCGCCAGCTCCAACACCCGCAGGTCGGCTGTTTCCCGTCTCCACCAACCGTTGGCTTCAATGTCCTCCAGATCAGCCATCTTCCAGTGCCGAAAACTGCCAGTTTTGGTGTTCGCCAGCTCCAACATCTGCCAGTtttggtgtccaccagctccAACACCCGCAGGTCGGCCATTTCTCATCTCCACCAACCGTTGGCTTCAACGTCCTCCAGATCAGCCATCTTCCAGTGTGGAAAACTGCCGGTTTTGGTGTCCGCCAGCTCCAACATCTCCTGGTtttggtgtccaccagctccAACACCCACAGATTGGCCATTTTCTGTCTCTATCAACCGTTGGCTTCAACGTCCTCCAGATCAGGCATCTTCCAGTGCTGA